In Canis lupus baileyi chromosome 15, mCanLup2.hap1, whole genome shotgun sequence, one genomic interval encodes:
- the LOC140604632 gene encoding claudin-22-like — protein MMALEPRSVAQLAGASLSLLGWVLSCLTNYLPQWKNLNLDLNEMENWTVGLWQACVTQEEVGTQCKDFDSFLALPAELRVSRVLMFLSNGLGLLGLLAAGLGLDCLRLGESRRGLKKGLLILGGTVLWAAGVAALVPVSWVAHGTVREFWDETVPEIVPRWEFGEALFLGWFAGFFLLLGGGLLNCAACSTRAARASGHYVAAETQDRRQHPETNKTHLKI, from the coding sequence ATGATGGCCTTGGAGCCCCGAAGCGTGGCGCAGTTGGCGGGGGCCTCCTTGTCCTTGCTGGGGTGGGTCTTGTCCTGCCTTACAAACTACCTGCCCCAGTGGAAGAACCTCAACCTGGACCTGAACGAAATGGAGAACTGGACCGTGGGGCTGTGGCAAGCCTGCGTCACCCAGGAGGAGGTGGGCACGCAGTGCAAGGACTTCGATTCCTTCCTGGCCCTGCCCGCCGAGctcagggtctccagggtccTCATGTTCCTGTCCAAcgggctggggctcctgggcctgCTGGCCGCCGGCCTCGGCCTGGACTGCTTGAGGCTTGGAGAGTCGCGGCGAGGGCTCAAGAAAGGACTGCTCATCCTGGGAGGGACCGTGCTCTGGGCGGCGGGGGTCGCGGCCCTGGTCCCGGTGTCCTGGGTGGCCCACGGGACGGTCCGGGAGTTCTGGGATGAGACGGTGCCGGAGATCGTGCCCAGGTGGGAGTTTGGGGAAGCCCTGTTTCTGGGCTGGTTTGCTGGCTTTTTCCTCCTCCTGGGAGGGGGCCTGCTGAACTGTGCGGCGTGctccacccgggctgcccgcgcTTCGGGCCACTACGTGGCGGCAGAAACGCAGGATCGCCGTCAGCACCCGGAGACGAACAAAACCCACCTGAAAATCTAA
- the CLDN24 gene encoding putative claudin-24 — translation MALVFRVAMQFAGLFLSLLGWVLAIITTYLPHWKNLNLDLNEMENWTVGLWQACVTQEEVGTQCKDFDSFLALPAELRVSRVLMLLSNGLGLLGLLAAGLGLDCLRLGESRRGLKKGLLILGGTVLWAAGVAALVPVSWVAHRTVREFWDETVPEIVPRWEFGEALFLGWFAGFFLLLGGGLLNCAACSTRAARASGHYAGAETRTRCPYLENGTADPRV, via the coding sequence ATGGCTTTAGTCTTTAGAGTAGCAATGCAATTCGCCGGACTTTTCTTATCTTTGCTGGGATGGGTTTTAGCCATTATTACAACTTATTTGCCACATTGGAAAAACCTCAACCTGGACCTGAACGAAATGGAGAACTGGACCGTGGGGCTGTGGCAAGCCTGCGTCACCCAGGAGGAGGTGGGCACGCAGTGCAAGGACTTCGATTCCTTCCTGGCCCTGCCCGCCGAGctcagggtctccagggtccTCATGCTCCTGTCCAAcgggctggggctcctgggcctgCTGGCCGCCGGCCTCGGCCTGGACTGCTTGAGGCTTGGAGAGTCGCGGCGAGGGCTCAAGAAAGGACTGCTCATCCTGGGAGGGACCGTGCTCTGGGCGGCGGGGGTCGCGGCCCTGGTCCCGGTGTCCTGGGTGGCCCACAGGACGGTCCGGGAGTTCTGGGATGAGACGGTGCCGGAGATCGTGCCCAGGTGGGAGTTTGGGGAAGCCCTGTTTCTGGGCTGGTTTGCTGGCTTTTTCCTCCTCCTGGGAGGGGGCCTGCTGAACTGTGCGGCGTGctccacccgggctgcccgcgcTTCGGGCCACTACGCAGGGGCAGAAACACGAACTCGGTGCCCGTACCTGGAAAATGGGACCGCAGACCCGAGAGTGTGA